In Parasteatoda tepidariorum isolate YZ-2023 chromosome 2, CAS_Ptep_4.0, whole genome shotgun sequence, one DNA window encodes the following:
- the LOC107452744 gene encoding NAD(P) transhydrogenase, mitochondrial: MLAKMYFLLKTCTSLNQASLLAIQKGSWVLSVRGLNKSSVLQCQAKQKPPVKTEEIKGIPYSKLSVGVPKEVWKNERRVALSPAAAATLIKKGFKVNVEKDAGAEAKFSNQDFEAVGAKISDTAAAFQSDIVLKVRGPTIAEVGKFRKSGTLISFLYPGQNQDLLKALGNHQMTAFAMDCIPRISRAQVFDALSSMANIAGYKAVVEAANNFGRFFTGQITAAGKVPPAKVLIIGGGVAGLSAIGTAKNMGAIVRAFDTRAAVKEQVESFGAEFLEVNIKESGEGVGGYAKVMSKEFIEAEMALFAAQCKEIDVLITTALIPGKPAPKLISRGGNKDHFNIDLEDEVVRGSIILQNGSLLWPPPPPKEVAAPAAKPAAPAKIVPPEPNYFNATLKDSLLYTSGLSTLLGFGMVSPNPAFTTMMSIFGLSGLVGYHTVWGVTPALHSPLMSVTNAVSGITAVGGLLLMGGGVLPHTIPQTLGAAAAFISSINICGGFLVTKRMLDMFRRPTDPPEFNYLYAIPGTAFIGGYAALAAAGYPEVHQMAYLGSSLCCVGALAGLASQKTSRLGNALGMVGVSTGLAATLGVMNVPPEFAIQIAACMGGGGALGLYIAKKIEITDLPQLVAAFHSLVGMAAVLTCLATYIVDYPTFATDPAANAIKTALFLGTFIGGITFSGSLVAYGKLQGLLNSSPLLLPGRHVLNGGLMASNVAAMAYYLMSSSNIAGLSCLGATSALSMIMGVTLTAAIGGADMPVVITVLNSYSGWALCAEGFMLNNNLMTIVGALIGSSGAILSYIMCKAMNRSLPNVILGGYGTSSTGTGKPMAVTGTHTEVDVSQAVQMIRDAKNIIITPGYGLCVAKAQYPLAEMVKTLTNKGKKVRFGIHPVAGRMPGQLNVLLAEAGIPYDIVLEMDEINDDFKDTDLVMVIGANDTVNSAAEEDPNSIIAGMPVLKVWLSKQVIVMKRSLGVGYAAVDNPIFYKDNTAMLLGDAKKTCDLLLNKVTEELGS, encoded by the exons atg cTTGCCAAGATGTATTTCCTATTAAAGACATGTACATCTCTGAATCAAGCTAGTTTGCTTGCAATCCAGAAAGGCTCATGGGTTTTATCTGTGAGAGGTTTAAATAAGAGTTCTGTGTTACAATGTCAAGCCAAGCAAAAGCCACCAGTTAAGACTGAAGAAATCAAGGGTATACCATATTCAAAGCTGAGTGTTGGTGTTCCAAAAGAAGTATGGAAAAACGAAAGGAGAGTTGCTCTTTCTCCGGCAGCTGCTGCGACTTTAATTAAGAAAGGCTTtaag gTGAACGTAGAAAAAGATGCTGGTGCTGAAGCCAAATTCAGTAACCAAGACTTTGAAGCAGTTGGtgcaaaaatttctgatactGCTGCCGCTTTTCAATCTGATATTGTATTGAAAGTGAGGGGTCCGACTATCGCTGAAGTTGGTAAATTCAGAAAATCTGGCACCCTTATCAGCTTCCTCTACCCTGGACAAAATCAAGATCTTTTGAAAGCTTTGGGAAATCACCAAATGACTGCATTTGCAATGGATTGTATTCCAAGAATCAGTAGAGCACAAGTATTTGATGCCCTCAGTTCAATGGCCAATATAGCTGGTTATAAGGCGGTTGTTGAAGCTGCCAATAATTTTGGAAGGTTTTTCACTG GTCAGATCACAGCAGCAGGTAAGGTGCCTCCTGCAAAAGTTCTTATTATTGGAGGAGGTGTTGCTGGATTATCTGCTATAGGTACTGCTAAAAACATGGGTGCAATCGTAAGAGCATTCGACACGCGTGCCGCTGTTAAAGAGCAAGTGGAATCTTTTGGCGCAGAATTTTTAGAAGTTAATATAAAG GAATCTGGAGAAGGTGTTGGTGGTTATGCGAAGGTGATGTCAAAGGAATTCATTGAAGCTGAAATGGCCTTATTTGCAGCCCAATGCAAAGAAATAGATGTGCTAATCACTACAGCTTTAATTCCTGGAAAACCTGCTCCCAAACTCATATcaaga Ggag gaAACAAAGATCACTTTAATATAGATTTGGAAGATGAAGTTGTTAGAGGctctattattttacaaaatggtaGTTTATTATGGCCTCCTCCACCACCGAAGGAAGTTGCAGCACCTGCTGCAAAACCAGCTGCTCCTGCTAAAATTGTTCCACCAGAACCAAATTACTTTAATGCAACGTTAAAAGATTCTCTTCTCTATACATCTG GTTTATCAACTTTGCTAGGATTTGGAATGGTTTCACCAAACCCAGCTTTCACTACCATGATGTCAATATTCGGTCTCTCTGGACTAGTTG gtTACCACACAGTTTGGGGTGTTACACCTGCTCTTCATTCACCATTGATGTCTGTAACTAATGCTGTATCAGGAATTACAGCTGTTGGGGGTCTTCTGTTGATGGGTGGAGGTGTTCTCCCCCACACCATTCCCCAAACCCTTGGAGCAGCAGCCGCTTTTATTTCTTCCATCAATATTTGTGGAGGGTTTCTTGTAACTAAGAGAATGCTTGATATGTTTCGAAGACCTACTGATCCTCctgaatttaactatttatatgcTATTCCAG GTACCGCTTTTATTGGCGGTTATGCTGCATTAGCTGCAGCTGGTTATCCTGAAGTTCATCAAATGGCCTACCTGGGATCCTCATTATGCTGCGTTGGGGCCTTAGCTGGTTTGGCTTCTCAAAAAACTTCCAGGCTTGGAAATGCTCTGGGTATGGTAGGGGTATCTACTGGCTTAGCAGCTACTCTTGGCGTTATGAATGTGCCTCCAGAATTCGCTATTCAAATTGCAGCTTGTATGGGTGGAG GAGGTGCCCTTGGCTTGTACATTGCCAAGAAAATAGAAATCACTGACCTTCCGCAGCTTGTTGCTGCTTTCCACAGCCTGGTCGGAATGGCAGCTGTTCTCACATGTCTTGCTACCTACATAGTTGATTATCCAACTTTTGCTACAGATCCAGCTGCCAATGCAATcaaaactgcattatttttgGGAACATTTATTGGTGGAATTACATTTAGTGGCTCTCTAGTAGCCTATGGAAAACTCCAGG GACTGTTAAATTCATCTCCCTTGCTTCTACCCGGAAGACATGTTCTTAATGGTGGACTAATGGCAAGCAATGTTGCAGCTATGGCTTATTACTTGATGTCTAGCAGCAATATTGCTGGATTAAGTTGTCTTGGTGCCACAAGTGCTTTATCTATGATTATGGGTGTTACTCTCACAGCTGCTATTGGAG GTGCAGACATGCCAGTTGTGATAACAGTTTTGAACAGCTATTCTGGTTGGGCATTGTGTGCAGAAGGTTTTATGTTAAACAATAATCTAATGACGATTGTTGGAGCTTTAATTGGATCATCTGGTGCCATTTTGTCGTACATTATGTGCAAA GCTATGAACAGATCTCTACCAAATGTTATATTGGGAGGTTATGGTACATCTAGTACTGGCACTGGCAAACCTATGGCTGTAACTGGAACACACACTGAAGTGGATGTCTCACAGGCTGTACAGATGATTAGagatgctaaaaatattatcatcacACCTGGATATGGGCTATGTGTGGCTAAGGCTCAGTATCCCTTAGCAGAAATGGTTAAAACTTTAACTAATAAGGGGAAGAAAGTGAGATTTGGCATCCATCCAGTAGCTG gtcGAATGCCTGGTCAGTTAAATGTCTTACTGGCTGAAGCAGGAATACCTTATGATATTGTActtgaaatggatgaaattaaTGATGACTTCAAGGATACAGATTTGGTTATGGTTATTGGAGCAAATGATACAGTTAACTCAGCTGCTGAAGAAGACCCTAACTCTATTATTGCTGGAATGCCTGTCCTCAAAGTTTGGCTTTCTaaacag gTTATTGTCATGAAAAGAAGTTTGGGGGTTGGATATGCTGCAGTGGATAATCCTATTTTCTATAAGGATAACACAGCTATGTTGCTGGGTGATGCAAAGAAGACTTGTGATTTATTGCTTAACAAAGTGACAGAAGAACTTGGGTCTTGA